The Lycium barbarum isolate Lr01 chromosome 9, ASM1917538v2, whole genome shotgun sequence genome has a segment encoding these proteins:
- the LOC132608768 gene encoding protein FANTASTIC FOUR 1-like, which yields MSCTESLGLESFDVDDGQNIENLNDGIGVESSTSITSCKRTSVEQKEKIFPPPLSSSLKDGKPSFFLEPIRKDGRLELNEVNIDPSQTLLTSRKGGRLRLSLIPDQEEEEEEEEEKDDGDTDEDEGEVIMEAIEVNDKETVNEHDTSR from the coding sequence ATGTCTTGTACGGAGAGTCTAGGATTAGAGAGCTTTGATGTAGATGATGGTCAGAATATTGAAAATCTAAATGATGGTATAGGTGTTGAATCATCTACCTCCATCACTAGTTGTAAAAGAACAAGTGTCGAGCAAAAAGAGAAGATATTTCCaccaccattatcgtcgtcactTAAAGATGGAAAACCGAGTTTCTTCCTAGAGCCTATTAGAAAAGATGGAAGGTTAGAGCTTAATGAGGTGAACATTGATCCATCACAGACCCTCCTTACTTCCCGTAAAGGAGGACGGTTGAGATTAAGTCTCATTCCtgaccaagaagaagaagaagaagaagaggaggagaagGATGATGGTGATACTGATGAAGATGAGGGAGAAGTCATCATGGAGGCAATCGAAGTAAATGACAAAGAAACAGTAAATGAACATGATACATCAAGATAA